Part of the Antechinus flavipes isolate AdamAnt ecotype Samford, QLD, Australia chromosome 2, AdamAnt_v2, whole genome shotgun sequence genome is shown below.
TTGATGGGGACGGGGATACCTGGGTACTCCCTTGGCGGGTGGGGGGTGGGCCAGCCGGCTGGGGCTGGAGGTGGGTCGGGGCTCACTTGGGGCTCACAGGTAGATTTCGCGCTTGGCCGTCTGGGCAGAGGGTGTGGCCGCCGGCGGGAAGTCCGAGGTCTGGGTGAGAGGGATCTCCTCCAAGGTAGAGTCCTTGCAGGAATCATGGCTACTGTTGGAGAAGGCACTGTACGAGGGCAGCAGGCGGACGGGGGCCATTTTGGTGTTGCGTTCTTCCGGGGGGCTAGGGCTGCCGGCGCCTGCGGGCTCCTGCCCGCCTCGGTCCTGGTAAGGCACGAAGGTGGAGAGTTTGAGGGCGCTGCTCTTGGACCGTCGGCTTGGGGAGGACTGGCCAGGCATCCAGCATGTGTCCGAGTGGCCAAACTCGCTGCACTCCCGCGTGCATGTGCCCGTCATGGCTACGTCGGGCAAGGGCCGAAGGTCTGGGGGAGAGAACAGAATTCTGTTAGAAGGAGGGACCCCCCTCCGCAGTTCTCAGATATGTGCGTATGCACACAGAGCCAGGCTCTCCGGATCCCACCTTCCCCCGGGAGGGGCTGTGGGTGACGTCGGGCCGGGATGCACTCCCTTTTGCTCCGGCAGACACGCGATGGTACAGACACACAGACGCCCTCCCTCCCGTCACCCCCCTGCCCCGGCTCCCCGTCCCAAACCCCCCAGGGGCAGGAGTTGGCCGCCTGACATCACCAGTAGCCAGCGTGGTTGCTGGGCAGCAGGTCTCCACGGAAATGGCTGGCACTGAGTGAGAAGTTCCTGCAGCAGCTGCCCCCTGCCTGCCCTCACCTGGGGATGGCAGCGGGCGACGAACCCCACCCCAGCTGCCTTCTGGGCCGGCCTCAGGGACAGAGCTGGAAAGTGGCCGGTGCCCAAGAAAGAGCTCCTCTGGCACCACCTTACTCTGGCTTGGCCCCGTGCCCAGAGAGGTGCCTGCTGTACGGCACTCATTATTCACCTCTCGGAGTGCTGGGGCCCCGAAGCacgggaggagaagggggaagccTGGGAAGGGAAGGTCAAGGCTCCCGACGGGACAGAGGGGGACGGCCCGCAAAACCGGGCTGCAGAGCTCGGCCCCGTGGGGCTGGACCCCAGGGTCCCCCACACACCCGGTGGCTTTGCCTGCTAGGCCAGGCGGCTCTGCTCGGGCATAAAAAGGGCGAGAAGACTGGgagaacgtgtgtgtgtgtggactgggaagaaggaaggaaggaagactcaGGAATGGGGACAGGGAAGAGTGCGAGGTGGGGCGGGTGGCAAGTGCAGAGCTTTGATCCAAGGGGCTAGTCAGTGGGCGGGAGCCTGGGAGAGAGAAAACTTTGTCGGGCGTGAGAACTGAAGCACGAATGGTAAAGACCCAGGAGACTGGTGGTCAAGAAGCCAAGGCTGGCCCCAAACTGGGAAATCTCTTAAATCCCTCATAATACACAGCCATCCCACAGCCACACTAACATACCAGGCCCGGCGCGTGTACCCCCACACCTTCTCCCCGACTTTCTCTCCCCTTTGCCCTCTAGCCCCACTGGCTGCTTTCAGCCCCTTCATGGCTTTATTCCTCCTCTAACCAAAGACATGGTGAGCTTTGTCCCAGAGCTTCTTCCTTCTGCTTCATTTACGCTATACTGTTCCTGAGATAGGAACTCCCAGGGGAACTGTCCTAGGTGCTCAACACTTGGGGGCTTTGCTGGCATCTAAGGAGCCTGGAGCAAAGGGTGAGGGAGCGTGACCACAATGGGATTGTGGACAAGACTCACTGACCGCTCTTGGGGCCCCCTCGCAGTTCTTGGGACACCTTCTCCTTTGGATGTTCTCACAGCTCTGATTCTTCATGCCATCTTCACAATTCCCTTCATTTATCCATTCTCTTTAATATTCTCCGGGTCCCTTTATTGTTAGTGAGACCCTTGCATAGTTCTGGGGGTATCCTTTCTATCTTCACGGTACCCACATTATTACTAGGACCTCCTTGGTCATTTTCaagatcttttccctttcttcacaTTCCTACATCACTCTCAAGTTCCCTTCAGTATTCAAAGCACACATAAAAAAACACTTCATTTCTTtgggtttaatttttttaatctgtgaaatgggagagTTGGGCTAGGTGATCTTTATCtctaatctcatttttctcatattcctCATCAGTTTTAGGATTATCTCAGCCTTAATATTagggaacttttttcttttttttcaaatcatttattttaaattctaaattctctccctccctcctccctaccCATCctctgagaaggcaagcaatatatatcaattataagtgtgaaataatgcaaaacatattttattaagGAACTTCACTATTCTCAAAGTAGCCACCACAGAAAGCCCTCATTACTACTCCTGAAgcagaagggggaagaaaagtcCTCTCCTCTACCTCTCTCAGCCCTCTTTCAggcaccacacacacacacacacacacacacacacttctgagGGGTCCTCACCATTCTCAGGATGCTCCATCTCTCCTATGCTGCCATCAGGGGTGGTTCGTTCGTAGTGGTCCTCGGGCAGTGCCAGGGGCCCAAGCCGGGGGCCGGAGGATGACTTGCTGGAGGGTGTCTCCGATTCCTCCAGCCCACTGTCATAGTAACTATGCTGGGATGGATCCTGCAGCTCCTGGGCCTGGCTAGTCGCCGAAAAGGTGACCCGGCGGTGAGGTAACTGTGGAAAGAGGGAGGGTTACAGTTGCTCTTGCCCACAACTTGTCCAGAACCCCACAGTGGCCATGCTCCCTCACCCTTTGCCCCAGCCTCCTTAGATGCCAGCAAAGCTCCCTTCCCCAAAGTCCAGGCCCCAGCAAAGCCACCAATCCCAGCAAAGTCCACACTACCTTCCCCTTCTCATGTTGCTCTTCCCATTCTGCATTCTGACCCTCTCGTCCCATGTCATGCTTTGGAAGCTCACCCAAGGGTTACAGTCCTCTCACCCTCCCATCCCATTTACCGACCCTTTAACCTAGACcccagaaaggaaaggaagtagagaagagaaggtgataggaaggaagaaaaagccgACATTCTACGTGAGAGAAAGCAATAGGATGAAGGCATCCTGGTTAATAATGCAGAGACTGGCTTTCTAGACCAATGGCAAGACGACATTTCTtatggaggtgggggaaggggtcAAGCTAGAAGGTATTACCCTCCCAAGTGGAACTCTGCCCATCACTAAGAAAACAGCTCCAAAAATTCAGGTAATGAGAACTTCATTTATCCCTATAGCAATGGGGAGGGGGTTGGAATCCCAGCAGGAAGGCattaggaagagaaaatagtGTGACCCAGATAGTGAGCTGAGGGAAATGAAGGCCTGAGAGAAAGCAGAGATTAGGGATGAGGCTGGGGGCAAAGGTTGGGTATTGTGGGGAGTTGTTCAGAGTGGAAAAAACCCTGTGGGGTTAATGATTAACCAAGAAGCCTGAGAGCTTGCTATCTGGCATTTGACACCACCAATGAGCCATCCAAGCACTTCCTTGGGACTGCCACTAACTCTGTAACCAACCAGGAATGAGGAGCTGAAGAAGTATTAGGGTAAatcaagagagagagggaaaggtaCAAAGATGGGGGACTTGAGGAACCAAGATGTTAAAAGAAGTATTCAGgctcatttccctcttttatagCTTTGAGTCATTACCACATTATCACCACCCCATAGTTCCCCAACAGAACTACATCCAGTGTCAGGGGAAGCAAGATAGACAAGACAAGAGCAAGGGGAGGTAACTTAGGAATAGATTTGAATATTCTCGACTCAGTGTTCTCTCCCCAGTTTTATCTTTCTCAAAATCCCAGATCTTATCCAAGGGAATGTAAACATAATTATCAATGAAGCTTAAAAACAAAGGGATGAATTTAAGATGATTTACTGGATAGGAAATATGAGACAAACAAGAAGTCCAACCCAAGATCACTCTATTATTGGGAATGAAATACCCACCCAAAGTTCCCTAGATATGGATCTTGATATCAAGGGAAGGAATGAGTCATGGATTCTGGGCCTTTCAGGCTGTAGATCTGGGTGTGATGAGAGTGAACTGAAATCAGAACGGTGGCAGGGGTTAAGGATCTAAATGTGGGTGTTTTCCAAGATTCACGAATAGACCCTCTGGTCATTCTGTTTATCTGCATTATCCCTCCTTAAgaatttcattcattcttataATTTCAACTTTCACTTCTATTGAGATGACTCCCGAATTAGCATCAATACTCCTGAGCTTCAATCTCATATCTCCAACCAGCTATCAAATATCATCATGATGTTAATAAGGCATTGGATATCAGGTCAaaggacctggcttcaaatctagTCCTCTACTATTTAGttctttcatctgcaaaatgagaaagcTTTGTTAAGGTCCCTTCAAACTTTAAATTCTACAATGTCATAATGTAAACAAACCACCATAATTTCATACTTGATTATAACAAAACATCGTTTCTGCTTCTCAAGCCAGCTTTCCCTTCTTCAGTCCCTGCTCATCAATTATCAATATTCTCAGTCACATAGGTTCAGAACCTTAGCCTGATTTATCtctcttccctcactctttgTCTCCAGTCAAGGAGTCCTGTTCATTTTTCCTTGTAGGTTCCCTTGATTCCATTCCATCTTTCCTCAGAACCATTACCCCAAGTCCAAGTCTACCACCTTGGTCCTAGATCATTACAATTGACTCTTCCTGTTTCTAACTCATTTAACATAAGGCaagaagattaatcttcctaaagcatggTTCTGATGtcacttccctttttaaaaaaccattcaTGCCTCTTCATGTCCTGCAGCCAGCTCCAATTCTAATCATTGTATTCCATCATTCAAGGTCCTCTGGCATGGCCCCAGCCTACCTCTGAAGCTCGTCTCCCACCATTCCTCTGTGCCAGCTCTCTCCTGCAGCTAACTGACATATTTAGCCTCCTCCTCACATAGCATACACATCCCCAACTCCCCACCCCATCTCTTCTATTCATCCCTTTCTCCTTGCTGAGAATGGCCTTCCCAGGCCCTCCCACATATTGAAATCCTATCCTTTAAAGGACCAGCTCAAGCCTCAACTCCTCAGGGAAGTCTTTCATGATCTCCTCAGCCCTTAGTAATTCCTTTCAATTCCAGTAGCAGTCATTAGCTGCACTACTCATGTGGCACTTACCCAGACATGCCTTCTGAGACTTGTCTCCCCAACTAGACTGCAAATTGCATAAACTCATCTCATACATCCCCTGCTCCCCTGTCCCTGAAATATAGGtaagggtctttttttttttgcatacaataggtatataataaatgtgttttgatGACAATTATGGGTACTAGGTGTTGAGATGAATTGGATATTTCAAAGAGTAATTAGTAAAGATGAATTTAGATTTTAGGGTAGGGAATGGAGGAACAAGATAATACAGTGAATTAGATCTGAAAAAgctcaagaaaaggaaaaaaggaaatagagaagaggatgggaggaaaggggaaaaatggagtcgggaaagggagaagagaggaaagaataagagggagagaaagaaagggaaaagaaagtagaaagccAGAGGAAAGAGCTGGTAAGGACAGCTGTGTAATTCCTGTCAGGTTTTACACAAAGTAAAATGGAATTAAGACCCCTTCTGCCTCACCCATCCCCAAACCTGGAGAACGGGGCTGAACAATTTGAGGATATAGAAGAATCAGGGTAGTTTGTGGACAGAATTCAGAGGCTGGAGCTGCTGGTCTCTGGCTCCTGGGAGTTACTCTAGCCTCCCTGTCACCATGGAGACGCGGCCTTCTCTCACCTTGTAGTCTCCCTTAGGACCTGGGGTCCCTCACCCAGGCCTTGGGTAAAGcatcccccctcctccccccctgcTCTCTGCACACTTCTTCAGCAAGTGAAGGCATACCCAAGGGGGCAAGAagtgagagatggagagagagtgaGCGTGAGCAGTGCTGGGAGGCTAGAGAAAAGAGCtggaaggaataaggaaaaaggCTGCAGGGAGGAGGTAGAGTTGGGTGAGGACCCCTTAACCCCACCCAGAGGCAGAGCCTTCCCCACCACAGTCTGGTGCACAAGGCTAGAGCCTCTGGGAGCAATTCCTAAGTCATCTTTTTGTGACCATCCCCATCCCATTATTTCCCCTCATACCCAGCCTCCTTGCAGCCTCAATGGTGGTGGGAAACAAAAGCTCAAATGAATGCTTTCTGGGGTGGGTaataagggaaaggaaggagcgAGATCCTCAGGGAACGTAAGGAAAAGCAGCCAAGCTAGCAGGGCATTTCTCCAAGGATATTCTGCCCACCTTGGAGTCTAGGAGGCTCCCAAGCTTTAAATCAACCAACCTCAAAGCCCTCACCTGGGGCAGCTGGCCTGGGCACTTCATCTGGGACTTGGATCTTCTCAGATTGAGGTGGGATGCGGGTGGGGGGGAGGATCAGACCAGGAAGTGCAAGGGATCAAACCATCCGAGACCTTGATTAGGACTCTAGTGGGGgcgggaagggggaggggggaggcctGGAAGTTGGAATCTCAGGGGATGGTCGCCCTTTCTAGGTGAAGAAGGTTAGAGAGAGCCCTACTGCACAAAAGGACCGGATGAACTGAGAAAGTTAGAGGACAGGGAGTTCTGCCAGGAGGTGGGGTGAGATGGCTGTCACCGAGGGGAGGGCTTCGTCTCCAAGTTTATAGGATTTGGGGCCTGGGAGGAAGTAGGGTACAATCAAGTAGGGTAGGGCCTAGGTGAGGAAGACAAAAAGGCTAAGGGAGGCATGTGGTATGGGGATGGGGGGAGTGGGAAACGATGATGATGGGACatgggatgggaaggaaggaagggaacaaggGGGCTGCTTCCAGTCTCTCTCACTCCTTCTCTCATTTCCAGgtgaaaataagaaacaaaaactccaaaaatagaaaactttattttcagtGACGGATATAAGATTGCTGGGGCCCAGCCCCTGAGAAGCCCCTGGGCTGGTTGGACATGGCCCTGGGAAAAGGAATAGGTTAACATACAGCACACATAAAAGGCACAaagggtgagtgtgtgtgtgtgtgtgtgtgtgtgtgtgtgtaagaaaatCCACCTAACAAAGATCCCCTCTGAACCTAACTGAGTCAGGCCTTGTCACTCACCGTCCCATAGCCCTGACCTCAGTCTGAGACCCTAAATTTGGGGAAACCTCTGTGCCCCCCACCCATCCCCCGACCTCTTTACCTCCCCCCCACGGGTGGGCACAGGTCAGGCCAGGCAGAGCCTCTTCCCTGGCACGGGGCTGAGGGCGGACCCTCGGGCCGAGAGCAAACCGCTTTCTGCTCCCCCCACTTCCCCCAGGAAACCACTGGCCTTGCTTGGTTATGATGGCTTGTGCACTATGAAGCCCCCACCCCCGTGTGAAGCAGGGAAGCCGTTAGGCTGCCCCCGAGTGGCCCCCCGCCCCCCGAGCCGGGACGAGGGCCCGCGCCGTCCGGGCCGTGCGCGTGGGCGTGCTGGGGGTGGCTGTCCGAGAGGAGTCCGCTCTACTCCCACACCTCGGTCCAGATGGCCCCTCGGTAGGGGTGGGAAGGGGGCCGCGGGGCGCTGAGCCTCAGCGAGTGGCCTACCTGCTTGCTGGGGTATTTGGGGGGGTTGGTGCGGTAGCTGTAGTCCGAGTACTGCTCCGAGCCCGTGGACGTGGTGTCCCCGGTGCCCACAAAGGTGTTGGCGGGGGGCAGGTCCTGCACCACCTGGTGCTTCTTGGAGGCCGACGGGGACTGCGGCTGCAGCTGGATGGAGGGCAGCGGCGAGTTGGAGCGGTAGTGCCGCCCCAGGTCCGGGCTGCCCGGCGGGTAGTTGAGGGGCAGGTGGATGCGGGGGCTGTCGCCGGGGGCGTCGCTCATCAGGTTGAACTTGAGGGACTTCTGCAGGCCGGTGTCGTCCTCGTCCTCCATGGGCTTGGCGGGCTTGGGGGACTTGCTCTTCCTGCCCTTGCCCTTGGGGCCCTTGGGGCCCTTGCCGCCGGGCTTGGGCGCGTACAGGTCCTTGGTCTCCTTCTTGCCGGCCTGGTAGCCGCTCTTGGCCTCCCGCTGGCGGCAGTAGCGCACCAGCACGGCCAGGGCGATGAGCAGGGCCACGGCCACCACGCCCGCCACCACCCCGAAGAGGATGTTGCCGCGCTGCTTGGAGCGCTCGTACTCGGGGTCGCCGGCGATGTCGATGTCCAGCGGCGTGTCCAGGCTGTGGCCCACCAGGTTCTCCAGGAAGGTGCGGTTGGCCAGGGTCTCGTTGACGTAGAGGTGGACCAGCGCCGTGCCGTGGCGCGAGGGCTTGCCGCGGTCGCTGACCCTCACCACCAGCCGGTGCAGCCCGTGGTGCCGCCGCTCGATCTCCTTCTCCAGCGTGATGGCGCCGGACTGCGGCCCGATCTGGAAGAGCCCGTAGGGGTTGCCGCCGGCGATGACGTAGGCCAGCTCGGCGTTGACGCCCGAGTCGATGTCCTCGGCCGTGACCTGGCTCACGGTCTCGCCGGGCCGGGTCTGGGGCGTCAGCAGCCTGTGGGAGGTGTTGGAGGGCGCGGTGACGAAGGGCGCGTTGTCGTTCTCGTCCAGCACGTTGATGGTGACCCCGACGTAGGCGGAGCGTGGCGGCACGCCCCCGTCCACGGCCTTGAGCTGGAAGGTGTAGGTGCTCTGCTGCTCCCGGTCGAAGCTCAGGCTGGAGAGGATGGTGCCGGTGCCGTTCTGGATGACGAAGTCGCCGTTGTCCTGCTCCACCGTGAGCTGCACGCGCGCGTTCTCCCCCTTGTCGGCGTCGATGACGGTCACCATGCCCACGGGGCTCAGGGCCGGCATGTTCTCCATCACGGAGAAGTTGTAGCCGCTCAGCATGAACTTGGGGTCGTTGTCGTTGCAGTCCAGCACGTTGACGAGCACCGTGGCCGTGCCCTGCAGGCTGGGGTTGCCCTGGTCGGCCGCCACCACCTTCAGCTCGTAGCTGTCCCTCTGCTCGCGGTCCAGCGACGCCTTCACCCAGATCTCGCCGGTCTCCGGGGAGATGCTGAAGAGCCCCTTGGCGGCCGGCTCGGGCTCCAGGGAGTAGACCAGCTGGGCGTTGGGGCCGGAGTCGGCGTCGCTGGCGCTGACCTCGGTGACCAGGGCGCCGGGCTCGTTGTTCTCGGGGAAGGCGACCTCCGTGAGGCTCTGGGTGAAGACGGGCGCGTTGTCGTTCACGTCCATCACCTGCACCTTGAGGGAGTTGGTGCTGGACAGCGGCGGGTTGCCCGAGTCCACGGCCACGATCTGGATGGTGTAGTCCTTGACCTTCTCGTAGTCGAGCGGCGTGGTGGTCTGAAGGAAGTACTTCTTCTTGCTGTCGCTGCCGGTCTCGCTGGCCTGGCGCAGCTGGAAGGGCACGTCGCCCGCCACCACGCACATGACCACGGCGTTCTCGCCCTCGTCCCGGTCGGACACCTGCACCAGGGCCACGGCCGTCTCCTCGGCCACGTCCTCCGAGATGTTGGCCATGCCGTCCTGGTGCGTCACCAGCCCGATGCCCCGGATCTCGATGGAGGGCGCGTTGTCGTTCATGTCCTTCACCGTCACCACCACCTGCGCGCGGGCACTTTTGGGGTTAACGCCCCGGTCCTTGGCCAGCACGAAGAAGCGAAGCACGCTCACGTCCTCGCGGTCTATGGGGCCCTGTACCGTGATCAGCCCCGTGGCCCGGTCCAGCCGCAGCAGCCGGCGCACCACCTCGGGAGCCTGGTGGAACGTGTAGTCTATCTCGGCATTCACACCCTGGTCGGAGTCGTTGGCCTTCACCTGGGAGCGAGAAAACGTCCGTGAAACATCTGGGACCAGCAGCGCATCCCCCCCGCCCCCAGTGATGGAGCCagaattgggggaggaggggagacatACGGGGGCTTAAGGAGCAATGGCTTGAGCAGAAAGCTGAAGCCTGGAGCAGACACCCTAGTCTCAGCTCTGTCCAGCTGGCAACCACTCAAGCTtcaaaagcctcagtttccccataggTGAACCTGCCAAATTTACAGGGCTCTTACAAGATTAAATATGAAGTTATAtgtgaaagtattttaaaaaccaaaaaacagaaCACAAAGGTAAGGAGGTCTTATCATTGAGGGATACCCTGACTTTCAGCACATCCAGCCTGGACAGAGAAAAAGGCCTGAAAAGCAAAAAACGGTCAGTGGTGGGGAGGGCGGGAGGGGGCGGGGGTGCGCTGGCACAGGCCCTGAGCACAGGGTCTCCTGAAGCAATCAGGTGGGGATGTGGGTCAGAGGGGAGCAGTCAGCCCGGAGGCCCGGCCAACACTACTCTGTCAAACCGGGGGAACCGGTTGTGGCAGCTGCCAGGGAGCAGAGCAACGTGAGGAAGCTGGGCCTTGGCCTGCGCTGCCACTGGGGGCTCCCTCCGTCAGGAGGGAGGAGGGGCTGGCACAGGGCCACCAAGCCGGCTGGCAGCTCCTGCCTGACAGGCTAGGCTCCCAACACCAAACAATGGGTTGTCTGTCCCTGCACGGTGGGCACGCCCTCCCACGCCAGCACCAACGTGAACTGAGCCCCACTCAACCCAAACATGGGTGCCATCAGGGCACTAGGCGGGCGCGACGGCCACAGGGCTCAGCACCACCCAGCCAGAGGCGGAGGCAGAGGAAGCTCGGAGGCGCTGCGAAGGTGGAAGGACTATGGCGGGTTCAGGCCTGGATAGCATTCTCGGGGCCCAAACTGGCTTTCCCACGGAGCCCTAAATACTTCCTTCTTGGGTATCTTTCCCAGACGCAGGTGTCTGGGGGCTTGGCCAGGAACCCCTTCTGTTTCCCCCGCCCCAGAAGGACACCAACCTGGAAGGCTCTCTCACGCTTCTCcctaattcatcatttctttcctctccctctgtaAGTCGATTCCTCTCCTGACTGTACATCCCAAAACTAACTCTGTTTTTCACTATCTGTCTCTGGCATCTGTCTCTGAGTTTCTTATCTGGCTTTCCCAATCTTTGCCTTTACCCTGTCTCCATCTGTCGATCTCTCCTCACTTCTGTCTGTCTATAATTCTCCCTGGCTGTTTCCCTGTATTTATCTATCCTTGTCTCTTCCTCTCAGCTTCCTATCTTGACCTCTTTCTCACTCTTTGTCTTTCATACCTGTatccttctcctcccccatttTCCCCCTTATCCTTGTCTGTCATTTCCCCACCTCATACCTATGTCTAAAGATGAGGCGAGGGTTTAAGATGAGAAGTGGGTGATGGCGCACGAACTTCAGGCTTGGCAGAGTCACAGATCTGGAGATTATTCCGAGACCAGCTCCAACCCCTTCCCAAGGTGCTGAACCACATTGGACATTTCCCTTGTCCATTTTCCAGATTCAAGGATCTGATCCAGACTTTTTGTCTCACTCCCCCAATTCCAAAAATACTAAAAagttctcattcttcttcccattcctttcctctccctcttcctattATCTGGCTGAATGTCTTTGTCTCACTCTGCTTTTCAAGGTCTTTATCTCTGGCAATCTGAGTTTCTATCTGGTTTTCCCACAGTCACTGCCTTACCCTGTCTCCATCTGTTTATCTTTCCTggtttctgtgtgtctctataATTCTCCCATCCCTATTTCTCTCTGTTGTACCTCTCCTTCTTGGtctcctctatttttgtctttttctcatcTCGGTGTCTCCACCATAGCTGCCTCTCTTCctgtttctttcccctttccgTCTCCCAatccttctgtctctttcctctctctcaagCCCCACCTCAGTCtctcttcagtttctctctgtatTCCTGTCTTtttcagtgttatttttttttccatttctgactcccatccctttctctctttaatcCCTATTCCTCTTTCTAAGTTTCTCTGTAAGGTTGTAGACCACCCTATGATGCTGATGCTAGTTTTCTAGTGGGGTCATCTCCCTCCACTTTGGATCTCAAGAGAAGGCATATATCTTAGGGCAGATAACGGTGAAAAATGACCACAGGGCTGAATTCTTCCCCTGCACCCTAACTTCAAAGGTACAGCTCATGGGGAATTAGAGAGGAGCGAAGACTGGCATGAGGCCAGAGTCCAAGATGACAGCAGGAGATACACCTACCTGTCTGGGAAGATGGCTCCTCTGGTCCCAGACAATAGCCCCAAAAGCCCAATGGCCCCTGGGGCTGTTCCCATGATTTTGCTAATGGGGAGCCTTTAGTCAATGGACCAGcatatccctccctccttcaggTGTCCGGCCTTCCACCTCATGGCCCCCAACCTGGGAAAAGCTAGTTGGGGAATCCATCCAAAAGGAGAGAATGGACTGGGGGGGTTGGAAGCAAAGGTGGCCCTCGGCACCGAGTAGCCTCATGTGAAGGACGCgtcagaatgtgtgtgtgagagaagcTCACCTGCCTTGGGGTCTCACCTGGATGACAGAGTGGCCTATGGGACTGTTCTCCGACAGTTCTGCCTCATAGGAAGGCTGCTCAAACTTGGGTGCGTTGTCATTGGTATCCAGCACGGTGACCCGGAGCAGGGCGCTGCTGGCTCTCGGCGGGCTGCCCCCATCTTGGACCTTGATTGTCAGGTCATAGGAGTCCCAGCGTTCCCGGTCCAGGTGGCCCATGACAATGAGCTGCGGCTGCTTCTCCTCTTGGTCCTCGGCCACTTGGAGCCCGAAGAGCTCTTGGGCCTCAGGTCCGGCCTGTAGCTCGTAGGAGGCCACACCGTTGGGGCCGGCATCGCGGTCCGAAGCCAAAGGGATGGGGAAGAGCGTGCCCACGTTGGTGTTTTCTGGAATCATCAGCGTGATGACTGGGGAGGCAAAGTTGGGCGTGTTGTCGTTGATGTCTTGCACTTCAATCTGGCCCTCCAGGAGTCGGGGGCTGCCATTCTGAACCAAATCCGTGATGGACACCTCAAACTCCAGGATGCAGGGCTCCCCCGGCAGCTGGTTCTGGCACTCACGCAGCCCTTCCCGGTCAATGGAGGTCTCCGTGGTGAAGATGTCCCCCGTCTTGCCATCCACTCGAAGGTAC
Proteins encoded:
- the PCDH1 gene encoding protocadherin-1, producing MDSGAGSRRCLKAALPTPLPARMGPPRSSLGSWWRLLLPPMLLALLLAPSPGAATRVVYKVQEEQPPNTLIGSLAADYGFPDVGHLYKLEVGAPYLRVDGKTGDIFTTETSIDREGLRECQNQLPGEPCILEFEVSITDLVQNGSPRLLEGQIEVQDINDNTPNFASPVITLMIPENTNVGTLFPIPLASDRDAGPNGVASYELQAGPEAQELFGLQVAEDQEEKQPQLIVMGHLDRERWDSYDLTIKVQDGGSPPRASSALLRVTVLDTNDNAPKFEQPSYEAELSENSPIGHSVIQVKANDSDQGVNAEIDYTFHQAPEVVRRLLRLDRATGLITVQGPIDREDVSVLRFFVLAKDRGVNPKSARAQVVVTVKDMNDNAPSIEIRGIGLVTHQDGMANISEDVAEETAVALVQVSDRDEGENAVVMCVVAGDVPFQLRQASETGSDSKKKYFLQTTTPLDYEKVKDYTIQIVAVDSGNPPLSSTNSLKVQVMDVNDNAPVFTQSLTEVAFPENNEPGALVTEVSASDADSGPNAQLVYSLEPEPAAKGLFSISPETGEIWVKASLDREQRDSYELKVVAADQGNPSLQGTATVLVNVLDCNDNDPKFMLSGYNFSVMENMPALSPVGMVTVIDADKGENARVQLTVEQDNGDFVIQNGTGTILSSLSFDREQQSTYTFQLKAVDGGVPPRSAYVGVTINVLDENDNAPFVTAPSNTSHRLLTPQTRPGETVSQVTAEDIDSGVNAELAYVIAGGNPYGLFQIGPQSGAITLEKEIERRHHGLHRLVVRVSDRGKPSRHGTALVHLYVNETLANRTFLENLVGHSLDTPLDIDIAGDPEYERSKQRGNILFGVVAGVVAVALLIALAVLVRYCRQREAKSGYQAGKKETKDLYAPKPGGKGPKGPKGKGRKSKSPKPAKPMEDEDDTGLQKSLKFNLMSDAPGDSPRIHLPLNYPPGSPDLGRHYRSNSPLPSIQLQPQSPSASKKHQVVQDLPPANTFVGTGDTTSTGSEQYSDYSYRTNPPKYPSKQLPHRRVTFSATSQAQELQDPSQHSYYDSGLEESETPSSKSSSGPRLGPLALPEDHYERTTPDGSIGEMEHPENDLRPLPDVAMTGTCTRECSEFGHSDTCWMPGQSSPSRRSKSSALKLSTFVPYQDRGGQEPAGAGSPSPPEERNTKMAPVRLLPSYSAFSNSSHDSCKDSTLEEIPLTQTSDFPPAATPSAQTAKREIYL